A genomic window from Clostridium cylindrosporum DSM 605 includes:
- a CDS encoding TetR/AcrR family transcriptional regulator yields MKSEKEDRRVRYTKMVLEQSLLDIMKEKPINKITVTDICKLADINRNTFYTHYSSPQELLIHIENKFFDKIQSSINSEVNCIQDICQRIVENSELCKILFSEYGDKEFLKKLINIAYDKTLTQWKEVLGEGNYNGDELELLYIYSINGSVAILQNWIQGGMVKSPKEIASFIDKVSRYACNPFFNKN; encoded by the coding sequence ATGAAATCAGAAAAAGAAGATAGAAGGGTTCGATATACGAAAATGGTTCTAGAACAAAGTCTTCTAGATATTATGAAGGAAAAACCTATAAATAAAATTACTGTAACTGATATATGTAAACTAGCAGACATTAATAGAAATACATTTTACACACACTACTCTAGTCCACAGGAACTACTTATACATATCGAAAACAAGTTTTTTGATAAAATCCAATCATCTATTAATAGTGAAGTTAATTGTATTCAAGATATATGTCAACGTATTGTTGAAAATAGTGAACTATGTAAAATCCTTTTTTCTGAATATGGAGATAAAGAGTTTTTAAAAAAACTTATAAACATTGCCTATGATAAAACACTTACCCAGTGGAAGGAAGTTCTAGGTGAAGGTAATTATAATGGAGATGAACTAGAACTACTTTATATTTACTCCATAAATGGAAGTGTTGCAATACTGCAAAACTGGATACAAGGTGGTATGGTAAAAAGCCCAAAGGAAATTGCTTCCTTCATTGATAAAGTAAGTAGGTATGCTTGTAATCCCTTTTTTAATAAAAATTAA
- a CDS encoding MMPL family transporter: protein MRKILKLPWVVFGIWIIATVLFAFNQPNLNKILQEKGQATISNDSPSSISTKMLNKMGESKGESLIVVFNKSSKMSDSDMKSIEKGIKNLDSQKSQLKINNIIDPFSTPEIKKELTSKDGTTLMVQVTYEKGNRDPEVIINEFNSALKDVKVSHYLTGEMPINHDYSTATTEGVDKSAIITVGFILIVLMIVFRSFITPAISLFAVAISYLCSLGIIGILIDTVDFPITMLTQMFLILILFGIGTDYNILLFNRFKEELGKGLSIDEAIVTTYKTAGKTIIFSGLTVFVAFASLSFVQFPIYRSANAVAIGIAVLLLEILTFTPVIMKFLGKKLFWPSKNAAGHKDSRLWEKVTATSVKHPAISMILVAIIIAPVIFFNSTKLSFDTLKDLRPDTPSVKGFNIIAEKFGRGKAMPTTIVIENKEAMNNNEYLTVIDTLTEKLKKLDGVGQVSGVTQPTGEPIDNFYTNTQVNTVVNGLDSTNNGVEKINGGLEKINSSMKTPDFSSVQDLSNGTGSIENGMGEVTKGLVKINTGIEQGANGADKLTKGISELKSGVLSINKGLRSISSNLTRVESGYNQIGEGYKSLPGSIGQIKQLASAMQGQLTVIGAKLPGDKDVAQLSGLISQLSSSLDKVSGGLSSLNSNYSELTSGLNKLNDGLKVIIQNTSSESQLVKGINQLEAGEAALANGLRQGSAGQKTVISSMLQLKDGAGKVKAGQEALYTGLNTLSGGMTKLKDGIGKSSNGLKSVSNGIGKTNDFLNQLTNSRSFYIPKEAFKAKDFNKMLDAYMSKDRKVTKITVSLSSDPYSSEAIKVIGEMDNLVKNQLKGTKLSKASYGIAGPTATTNDLNNIANHDIVFTQIIVLVSIFILLVIVIRSFWIPVYIVGSLMAAYYTAISVTSFLTDKLFSGVGGMSWNVPFFSFIVIAALGVDYSIFIMERYKEYTDLKPTEAIVLASKNIGGVVMSAVVILCGTFATLYPSNIHLLMELAICIITGLVVLSFVLLPIAIPALISINHRLTTREEKTKAASNSRQILQN, encoded by the coding sequence ATGAGAAAAATTTTAAAACTACCTTGGGTTGTATTTGGGATATGGATAATAGCCACAGTGCTATTTGCATTTAATCAACCAAATCTTAATAAAATTCTACAGGAGAAGGGACAAGCTACAATAAGTAATGATTCTCCATCTAGCATTTCAACAAAAATGCTAAACAAAATGGGAGAATCAAAGGGTGAATCCCTAATTGTTGTTTTCAATAAATCCAGTAAAATGTCTGATAGTGATATGAAAAGTATTGAAAAAGGCATTAAAAATCTTGATTCGCAGAAGTCACAACTTAAGATAAATAATATAATTGATCCATTTAGTACTCCTGAAATTAAGAAGGAATTAACATCTAAGGATGGAACCACACTAATGGTTCAAGTTACCTATGAAAAGGGAAATAGGGACCCAGAGGTAATTATTAATGAGTTTAATAGTGCCCTAAAGGATGTTAAGGTTTCTCATTATTTAACCGGGGAAATGCCAATAAATCATGATTATAGCACTGCAACAACTGAGGGTGTAGATAAAAGTGCGATTATAACAGTTGGATTTATACTAATCGTACTAATGATAGTATTCCGTTCATTTATAACACCCGCTATATCACTATTTGCAGTTGCTATTTCATATCTATGCTCACTAGGGATAATAGGAATATTAATAGATACTGTTGATTTTCCTATAACTATGTTAACCCAAATGTTCCTAATTCTTATTCTTTTCGGTATAGGTACCGATTATAATATACTTTTATTTAATAGATTTAAGGAAGAGTTAGGAAAGGGATTAAGTATTGATGAAGCTATTGTTACTACTTACAAAACCGCAGGAAAAACAATAATATTTAGTGGTTTAACTGTATTCGTAGCATTTGCTAGTCTTAGTTTTGTACAGTTTCCTATATACCGTTCTGCAAATGCAGTAGCTATAGGAATTGCTGTACTACTTTTAGAGATATTAACATTTACTCCTGTAATAATGAAGTTTCTTGGTAAGAAGTTATTTTGGCCATCAAAAAATGCAGCTGGACACAAGGATAGTAGACTATGGGAAAAAGTTACTGCTACAAGTGTAAAGCATCCAGCTATATCTATGATATTAGTTGCTATAATTATTGCCCCAGTAATATTCTTTAATAGTACAAAGTTATCCTTTGATACTCTTAAGGATTTAAGGCCTGATACTCCATCAGTTAAAGGTTTTAACATTATAGCAGAGAAATTCGGACGTGGAAAGGCAATGCCAACTACGATAGTTATAGAGAATAAAGAGGCTATGAATAACAATGAATATCTTACTGTTATAGATACACTAACGGAAAAGTTAAAGAAGCTAGATGGTGTAGGTCAAGTATCCGGTGTAACACAGCCTACTGGAGAACCAATAGATAACTTTTATACAAATACTCAAGTTAACACCGTGGTAAATGGACTAGACTCTACTAATAATGGAGTTGAAAAGATAAACGGAGGACTTGAGAAGATAAATAGCAGTATGAAGACACCAGACTTTTCAAGTGTTCAAGACCTTTCTAATGGGACAGGTTCCATTGAAAATGGAATGGGAGAAGTAACAAAAGGTCTTGTAAAGATAAATACAGGGATAGAACAAGGTGCAAATGGTGCTGATAAGCTTACAAAGGGTATATCAGAACTTAAATCAGGAGTTTTATCAATTAATAAAGGGTTAAGGTCAATCTCAAGTAACCTAACTAGAGTTGAATCTGGATATAATCAAATAGGAGAAGGGTATAAGTCACTACCTGGTTCTATAGGGCAAATTAAACAGTTAGCAAGTGCTATGCAAGGACAGCTAACAGTTATAGGTGCTAAGCTTCCTGGAGATAAAGATGTAGCTCAGCTTAGTGGACTTATTTCCCAGCTTTCTTCAAGCTTAGATAAGGTATCAGGTGGATTAAGTTCTTTAAATTCAAATTATTCTGAGTTAACTTCAGGGCTTAATAAGCTAAATGATGGACTAAAGGTTATAATTCAAAACACTAGCAGTGAATCACAGTTAGTTAAAGGGATAAATCAGTTAGAAGCAGGTGAAGCTGCCTTAGCAAATGGACTTAGACAAGGAAGTGCAGGTCAAAAAACTGTAATTAGTAGCATGTTACAGTTAAAGGACGGGGCAGGTAAGGTAAAGGCAGGCCAGGAAGCTTTATATACTGGTCTTAATACCTTAAGCGGAGGAATGACAAAGCTTAAGGATGGAATAGGTAAAAGTAGTAATGGTTTAAAATCAGTTAGTAATGGTATAGGCAAAACTAATGATTTCCTAAATCAGCTAACGAATTCAAGATCTTTCTATATACCTAAGGAAGCCTTTAAAGCTAAGGATTTTAATAAAATGTTAGATGCTTATATGTCAAAGGACAGAAAGGTAACTAAGATAACTGTAAGCTTAAGTTCAGATCCATACTCATCAGAAGCTATAAAGGTTATAGGTGAAATGGATAATCTAGTTAAAAATCAATTAAAGGGAACAAAGCTTTCCAAAGCTAGCTACGGTATAGCAGGACCTACTGCAACTACAAATGATTTAAACAACATAGCTAACCATGATATAGTTTTCACACAAATTATAGTGCTTGTATCTATATTTATATTACTAGTAATAGTAATAAGGTCATTCTGGATTCCAGTTTATATAGTAGGATCACTTATGGCTGCTTACTATACTGCAATTTCAGTAACTTCATTCCTAACAGATAAACTGTTTAGTGGTGTAGGTGGAATGTCATGGAATGTACCTTTCTTCTCATTTATAGTAATTGCAGCCCTTGGGGTAGATTACAGTATATTTATTATGGAACGCTATAAAGAATATACTGACCTAAAGCCTACAGAGGCAATAGTTCTTGCATCTAAGAATATAGGTGGAGTAGTTATGTCTGCGGTAGTAATATTATGTGGTACCTTTGCTACACTATATCCATCAAACATACATCTATTAATGGAACTTGCTATTTGTATAATAACAGGACTTGTGGTATTAAGTTTTGTACTACTTCCTATTGCTATACCAGCGTTAATATCTATTAATCATAGGTTGACCACTAGGGAAGAAAAAACTAAAGCTGCTTCTAATAGTAGACAAATATTACAAAACTAA
- a CDS encoding flagellar motor protein MotB: protein MGKKKQHHEEHVDEAWLLPYADMLTLLLALFIVMFAMSQVDKEKLQKAAEQFNIVFAGGTGVLENSGSTITPGNTTMSQIVEQDKMVSVKSTLEEEIKKSGHADKVKVELNGEGLLISMQDTVLFNSGDAEILTGFHPALTQISTLIKGFNNDIRIAGHTDNLPISNSKFHSNWDLSYTRSLNVMKFMVSKGGLPANKFSVQAFAEYKPKFDNSTPDGRAKNRRVEILIVRNHPTDKEKDK, encoded by the coding sequence ATGGGCAAGAAAAAACAGCATCATGAGGAACATGTTGATGAAGCATGGCTACTTCCTTATGCAGATATGCTTACTCTTCTACTAGCACTATTTATCGTTATGTTTGCTATGAGTCAAGTAGATAAGGAAAAACTTCAAAAAGCCGCTGAACAATTTAATATTGTTTTTGCTGGGGGTACTGGGGTTCTTGAAAATAGCGGTAGTACAATTACACCGGGTAATACTACAATGAGCCAAATAGTTGAACAGGATAAAATGGTATCAGTTAAGAGTACATTAGAAGAAGAAATTAAAAAAAGTGGACATGCCGACAAAGTAAAGGTAGAACTTAATGGTGAAGGACTATTGATTTCTATGCAAGACACGGTACTTTTTAATTCAGGTGATGCAGAGATACTAACAGGGTTTCATCCTGCACTTACCCAAATCTCTACTTTAATAAAAGGTTTTAATAATGACATAAGAATTGCAGGACATACAGATAATCTGCCAATAAGTAATAGTAAATTCCATTCTAACTGGGACCTAAGCTATACACGTTCTCTAAATGTAATGAAGTTTATGGTTTCTAAAGGTGGCCTTCCTGCTAATAAATTCTCAGTTCAAGCTTTTGCAGAGTACAAGCCTAAGTTTGATAATTCAACACCAGATGGAAGGGCTAAAAATAGAAGAGTAGAAATTCTTATAGTCCGTAATCATCCAACTGACAAAGAAAAAGATAAGTAG
- the motA gene encoding flagellar motor stator protein MotA: MDIFLIIGLITGLLSVIVGMIVKGADVAVLLNPAAAIIICVGTVAAVMNSFPKEEFLNTGKLLGVLFSDKKGDDPVSLIERLVNMSKETRKNGLLALESMIEGVDNKFMKTALEMIVDGSDPQYVREVLSDEISCMEDRHRAGAQLFTCAGSSAPTLGVLGAVIGLIGALGNLNDTEKLAHMIAAAFVATLYGIFIGYVVCHPFASRLKRKSQVEANKMQIILEGAIAIQQGVNPNAIEKKLATMLKPKDRARLEQNSSNE, translated from the coding sequence ATGGATATCTTTTTAATTATAGGCTTAATTACAGGTCTTCTTTCAGTTATTGTAGGTATGATTGTAAAAGGTGCAGATGTAGCAGTACTTCTAAACCCTGCTGCAGCGATAATAATCTGTGTTGGTACTGTAGCTGCTGTTATGAACTCTTTCCCTAAGGAGGAATTCCTTAATACTGGTAAACTCTTAGGAGTTCTTTTTAGTGACAAAAAAGGCGATGATCCTGTTTCTTTGATAGAAAGATTAGTAAATATGTCAAAGGAAACTAGAAAAAATGGACTACTTGCCCTAGAAAGTATGATAGAGGGTGTAGATAATAAGTTTATGAAAACAGCCTTAGAAATGATAGTGGATGGTTCAGATCCACAATACGTTAGAGAAGTTTTAAGTGATGAAATTTCATGCATGGAGGATAGACACCGTGCAGGAGCACAGCTTTTTACTTGTGCTGGTAGTAGTGCTCCAACCCTTGGGGTTTTAGGTGCAGTTATCGGTCTTATCGGTGCCCTTGGAAACCTAAATGACACGGAAAAACTTGCACACATGATAGCAGCAGCCTTTGTTGCAACTCTTTACGGTATATTCATCGGTTATGTAGTTTGTCACCCATTTGCATCTAGACTTAAGAGAAAATCTCAAGTAGAAGCTAATAAAATGCAAATAATCCTTGAAGGCGCTATAGCTATTCAACAAGGAGTTAATCCTAATGCTATTGAAAAGAAGTTAGCAACTATGCTAAAACCAAAGGATAGAGCAAGACTAGAACAAAATAGTAGTAATGAATAA
- a CDS encoding putative bifunctional diguanylate cyclase/phosphodiesterase, with product MKLIKKDICKIVVLLVVFIIYVIGLIYKNHLIGYILSPLVAFFATLIIFNVYRKSNNIAWLVLLLSGTSWVIADMIWGYYAIALKLKPQELLMFDYIYMIPGLFILGSLILLFKNKMGYIEKEKLIIDVLTIVILLISIFWIMILKRQFQLKLKTIQEIIILIYITIDFAIISVLCLNYLSFRPINVKDDIRYIYLGALTYFFADICLEHQWINGTYTPNSIVDGGFILAFVIFAVGGLIETSIKEKKQTYEKNENKVVKSVQVNSWIMLGVVIILYLLGGLDNLVAILMIVVIFTHRAASSYIKNQSINKKILEEKIEEKTRSLSESNEKLSILLQHDSMSGLYNRRYFIEKLEVLISEKKAEEVIAVLFIDLDRFKAINDYYGHDMGDNVLKIISSRLKSIMPEDTLLARLGGDEFVIAKSGIFENSKLELFVKKMIETCKEPIIIEPYNFNISMSVGIATTGICKSDRGILMKNADIAMYDAKECVSKNYSFYNQELHRKIERKNKLELLLKRISFDKEFEVYYQPQFKTKTKELVGIEALVRWSNSKEGSISPREFIPIAEESNLIVKIGSWVMKKAIEQVSKWNRDYNKSLRVGINISPKQMDSIDFVSNLKEIVKKTDMNPNLVDIEITESVAMDKGTGIKNVLNKLSEEGFIISVDDFGTGYSSLGYIKRYDIDRLKIAKELIDNISIDEVEFQIVEAIIMMARSMKIETIAEGVEKDWQLERLRDLGCDEVQGYIWEKPLTVTEFEKKYLN from the coding sequence ATGAAACTTATTAAGAAGGATATTTGTAAGATAGTAGTTTTATTAGTTGTATTTATTATATATGTAATTGGATTAATATATAAAAATCACCTGATAGGGTATATATTATCTCCTTTAGTTGCTTTTTTTGCAACTTTGATTATATTTAATGTTTATAGAAAAAGTAATAATATAGCTTGGTTAGTTTTGTTACTATCTGGAACTAGTTGGGTGATAGCAGATATGATATGGGGGTATTATGCTATAGCGTTAAAGCTAAAACCACAAGAGTTGTTAATGTTTGATTATATATATATGATCCCAGGATTATTTATATTAGGCTCTCTAATACTATTATTTAAGAATAAAATGGGATATATAGAGAAAGAAAAACTTATAATAGATGTACTTACAATTGTTATACTACTTATAAGTATATTTTGGATTATGATTCTTAAAAGACAGTTTCAACTTAAGCTAAAAACGATTCAAGAAATCATAATACTTATATATATTACAATTGATTTTGCCATAATAAGCGTATTATGTCTGAACTATTTATCATTTAGACCTATTAATGTAAAAGATGATATTCGTTATATATATTTAGGAGCACTTACATATTTTTTTGCAGATATTTGTCTTGAACATCAGTGGATAAATGGTACTTATACCCCAAATTCAATTGTGGACGGAGGATTTATCTTAGCATTTGTTATATTTGCGGTAGGAGGACTTATAGAAACTTCAATTAAAGAAAAAAAGCAAACCTATGAAAAAAACGAAAATAAAGTAGTAAAATCAGTTCAGGTTAACAGCTGGATTATGCTAGGGGTAGTGATAATACTTTATTTACTTGGAGGTCTAGATAACTTGGTGGCTATACTAATGATAGTGGTGATATTTACACATAGGGCAGCAAGTTCATATATTAAGAATCAAAGTATTAATAAAAAGATACTAGAAGAGAAGATAGAAGAGAAGACAAGAAGCCTAAGTGAATCAAATGAAAAGTTAAGTATACTATTACAACATGATTCTATGAGCGGATTATATAATAGAAGGTATTTTATAGAGAAATTAGAAGTGTTAATTTCTGAGAAAAAAGCTGAGGAAGTAATAGCTGTATTATTTATAGATTTAGATAGATTCAAGGCTATAAATGATTACTATGGTCATGATATGGGTGATAACGTACTAAAAATAATATCTAGTAGGCTAAAGTCTATTATGCCAGAAGATACACTATTGGCTCGCCTTGGGGGAGATGAGTTTGTAATTGCAAAATCAGGGATATTTGAGAATAGCAAACTTGAACTATTTGTAAAGAAAATGATTGAAACCTGTAAAGAGCCTATAATAATAGAACCCTATAATTTTAATATTTCTATGAGTGTTGGTATTGCAACTACTGGGATATGCAAATCAGATAGAGGTATATTAATGAAAAATGCAGATATTGCAATGTATGATGCAAAGGAATGTGTAAGTAAAAATTACTCCTTCTATAATCAAGAACTTCATAGAAAAATAGAAAGAAAAAACAAACTAGAATTACTTCTTAAGAGAATATCATTTGATAAAGAGTTTGAAGTTTATTATCAACCTCAATTCAAAACCAAAACAAAAGAGTTAGTTGGAATAGAGGCACTTGTAAGATGGTCTAATTCTAAGGAAGGATCTATATCACCTAGAGAGTTTATACCAATAGCTGAAGAATCAAATCTAATAGTTAAAATAGGAAGTTGGGTTATGAAAAAAGCAATAGAACAAGTATCTAAGTGGAATAGAGATTACAATAAAAGTCTTAGAGTTGGAATTAATATCTCACCGAAGCAAATGGATTCTATTGATTTTGTAAGTAATCTAAAGGAAATAGTAAAAAAAACAGATATGAATCCAAATTTAGTAGATATAGAAATAACCGAAAGTGTTGCTATGGATAAAGGAACAGGTATAAAAAATGTTTTGAATAAGCTTTCTGAAGAAGGCTTTATAATATCTGTTGATGATTTTGGCACAGGATATTCATCATTAGGGTATATCAAAAGATATGATATAGACAGGCTGAAAATAGCAAAGGAATTAATAGATAATATATCTATAGATGAAGTAGAATTTCAAATAGTTGAAGCTATTATAATGATGGCAAGGTCTATGAAGATTGAAACTATAGCTGAGGGAGTAGAAAAAGATTGGCAATTAGAAAGGCTTAGAGATTTAGGGTGTGACGAAGTGCAGGGATATATATGGGAAAAACCTTTAACTGTTACTGAATTTGAAAAGAAATACTTAAATTAA
- a CDS encoding DUF2512 family protein, translated as MSKTSTALLIKFVITLVVTWIAFSLLGASTFTSILIVSIVATLISYVIGDLIVLRSFGNTIASIGDGFLAMFTAYLIGLFTYGFRATGTGYIVFGVIIAVAEYFFHKYLLNNREVAPNSDANLFQSNRASFNMEAGEDFDIDNIGNKNSTDDKIDNAIRNGIYSGIYTGINNVTPSDSDEDEINR; from the coding sequence ATGAGTAAGACATCAACAGCACTATTAATTAAATTTGTGATAACCCTAGTAGTTACTTGGATTGCCTTTTCACTACTTGGTGCTAGTACTTTTACATCTATACTAATAGTTTCTATAGTTGCCACCTTGATAAGTTATGTAATAGGAGATTTAATTGTTCTTCGTAGTTTTGGCAATACAATAGCATCTATAGGTGATGGTTTTCTTGCTATGTTTACAGCCTATCTTATAGGTCTATTCACCTATGGTTTTAGAGCTACTGGAACAGGCTATATTGTTTTTGGGGTTATTATAGCTGTGGCAGAATACTTCTTCCATAAATATCTACTTAATAATAGGGAAGTTGCCCCAAATTCTGATGCTAACCTATTCCAAAGTAACAGAGCTAGCTTTAATATGGAAGCAGGAGAAGACTTCGATATTGATAATATAGGAAATAAGAATAGTACAGATGATAAAATTGATAATGCTATAAGGAATGGCATATATAGTGGTATATACACTGGTATAAATAATGTCACCCCTTCTGATTCTGATGAGGATGAAATAAATAGATAG
- a CDS encoding alkyl/aryl-sulfatase: protein MNFNHNQNEEIRIKDLRKNATYKTKLINEETYKKINWDKVQNENNLAKKGMLLNANLPVIKSEDSLIPVWDLRSYDFLLNNVIPYTVNPKLWIQGNLNLNVGLFKVTDNIYQVRGFDLANMTFVKGDSGWIVIDCLSSKETAEAAIDLVNDYFGEIPVSAVIITHSHEDHYGGILGVLGSFTKKDVKIYAPKNFIHSALEENVNAGVAMSRRGIYMFGVELPRDKKGQIDDGIGKRQSTGTVTFTQNLYEINEQYAEILVDGIKMEFQLALDTEAPSEMFVYIPSERSLCIAEDCNATLHNLLTLRGAKVRDAISWAKSLQNAIDLWGSKLTSVFGVHNWPRFGNKSCIEYLEKQRDLYQYINDQTLRLINKGHTIEEVGRMVKIPDSLSDEWYNSQFYGTVIHNAKAVYQRYLGWYNGNPVELNKLLPEESAKKYVEYMGGEDSVIEKARRSFLDGEYQWVAEVTKQVIYANPNNKDAKMLCADALEQLGYIAESGPWRNEYLMGAQELRYGIIPIKGEFISYDVLNNLPIEDVIYLLSIRIEGYKAGDLDYKINFIIPDREETASTEVKRGIFRYLNDSLAEDAAVTVTMPKEVLYNLATTNEKIDNSKILVEGDINKWNTFVSLIDRINHNFNIMTPVSK from the coding sequence ATGAATTTTAATCATAACCAAAATGAAGAGATAAGAATTAAAGATTTAAGAAAAAATGCAACATATAAAACAAAGCTTATAAATGAAGAAACATATAAAAAAATAAATTGGGATAAAGTACAAAATGAAAATAATTTAGCAAAGAAAGGAATGCTCCTTAATGCAAACTTACCTGTAATTAAAAGTGAGGACTCTTTAATTCCTGTTTGGGACTTAAGAAGTTATGATTTTTTATTAAATAATGTTATACCTTATACCGTAAATCCAAAGCTATGGATACAAGGTAATCTAAATCTAAATGTGGGACTATTTAAGGTTACAGATAATATATATCAGGTTAGAGGCTTTGATCTTGCTAATATGACATTTGTTAAAGGCGATAGTGGCTGGATTGTAATTGATTGTTTAAGTTCAAAGGAAACTGCAGAAGCAGCCATAGATTTAGTTAATGATTATTTCGGAGAGATTCCTGTTAGTGCAGTTATTATAACTCACTCACATGAGGATCATTATGGAGGAATATTAGGTGTTTTAGGTAGCTTCACCAAAAAGGATGTTAAGATTTATGCTCCGAAAAATTTTATCCATTCAGCTTTAGAAGAGAATGTAAATGCAGGTGTTGCAATGTCTAGACGAGGCATCTATATGTTCGGTGTAGAACTACCTCGAGATAAGAAAGGACAGATTGATGATGGTATTGGAAAAAGGCAATCAACTGGAACAGTAACCTTTACACAAAATCTTTATGAAATTAATGAACAATATGCAGAAATATTAGTTGATGGAATTAAAATGGAGTTTCAACTAGCCTTAGATACTGAGGCACCATCGGAAATGTTTGTATATATACCAAGTGAACGTTCATTATGTATAGCAGAGGATTGCAATGCAACACTTCATAATTTACTAACATTAAGAGGTGCTAAGGTTAGAGATGCAATATCCTGGGCTAAAAGTTTACAAAACGCAATTGACTTATGGGGAAGTAAATTAACTTCTGTATTCGGAGTTCACAATTGGCCTCGATTTGGAAATAAATCCTGCATCGAATACCTAGAAAAACAAAGAGATTTATACCAATATATAAATGATCAAACTTTAAGACTTATAAACAAAGGGCATACAATTGAAGAGGTTGGAAGAATGGTTAAGATTCCAGATAGCCTTTCAGATGAATGGTATAATAGTCAATTTTATGGAACTGTCATTCATAATGCAAAGGCAGTTTATCAAAGATATCTAGGATGGTATAACGGGAATCCGGTGGAGCTAAATAAATTACTTCCAGAGGAATCTGCAAAGAAGTATGTAGAATATATGGGCGGAGAAGATAGTGTTATAGAGAAGGCTAGAAGGTCTTTCTTAGATGGAGAATACCAATGGGTTGCAGAGGTTACAAAGCAAGTGATTTATGCGAATCCAAATAATAAAGATGCAAAAATGCTGTGTGCTGATGCCCTAGAGCAATTAGGATATATTGCGGAATCAGGGCCTTGGAGAAATGAATACTTAATGGGGGCTCAGGAACTACGCTATGGTATTATTCCAATTAAAGGTGAATTTATTTCCTATGACGTGTTAAATAACTTACCTATAGAAGACGTTATTTATCTACTTAGTATACGAATAGAAGGGTATAAAGCTGGAGATCTTGATTACAAAATTAATTTTATTATTCCAGATAGAGAAGAGACAGCTTCAACAGAGGTTAAACGAGGGATATTTAGGTATTTAAATGATAGCCTAGCAGAGGATGCAGCTGTTACTGTTACTATGCCAAAGGAAGTTTTATATAACTTGGCAACAACTAATGAAAAAATAGATAATTCGAAGATATTAGTAGAAGGAGACATTAATAAATGGAATACATTTGTATCTCTAATAGATAGGATAAATCATAACTTTAATATTATGACACCTGTATCTAAATAA
- a CDS encoding DUF6143 family protein — protein sequence MGNYYNNDYDREYERRDTYRYDNEDNYYHEHNRHHQCDNHIKPSIVKPSLDYNVSVPISLAKSLEGKYFVGHVENLTFGRCTGAWARLYNPKDSGVNLHVTVWTVSDLSESPFRAGIWFNTNPPGVPYKSNFVTPANLALHPLPKSRIKLQYSKDVTGEPNGGDEAYFRIGQPGSTLVSEEDGKFIFHLEVPF from the coding sequence ATGGGAAACTACTATAACAATGATTACGATAGAGAATATGAAAGACGAGATACCTATAGATATGATAATGAAGATAATTATTACCATGAACATAATAGACATCACCAATGTGATAATCATATTAAACCAAGCATAGTCAAGCCCTCACTAGACTATAACGTTTCTGTTCCAATTAGCCTAGCTAAATCTTTAGAAGGAAAATACTTTGTTGGTCATGTTGAAAACTTAACATTTGGAAGATGTACTGGGGCCTGGGCTAGGCTATATAACCCTAAAGATTCAGGGGTAAACCTACATGTAACAGTTTGGACTGTATCAGATTTATCTGAATCTCCTTTTCGTGCTGGAATCTGGTTTAATACGAATCCCCCTGGAGTACCTTATAAATCAAATTTCGTAACCCCTGCGAATTTAGCACTTCACCCTTTACCTAAATCAAGGATAAAACTTCAGTATTCAAAAGATGTTACAGGAGAACCTAATGGAGGAGATGAAGCTTACTTTAGAATTGGACAACCTGGCTCAACCCTGGTATCCGAAGAAGATGGTAAATTTATTTTCCACCTGGAGGTTCCTTTTTAG